In the genome of Thiorhodovibrio winogradskyi, the window GAACAGGCCGAGCGCGGCAGGACGCAAGGGCGTTCGCGGCAAGCCGATAGCGATCTGGCCGCGGCTGAATACCTCGCCAATGCATTTCGGCTTGATCTCCCGGAGCCGGTTCCGACATCAGACGACCCTGCAAGCGCTAAAACAAACGCGACCACTCGCTCCCCTCGCTCTACTCAGGTGCTTAAGTCGGCGGCGGAGACCACTGAGTCAGCCGAGCTGGCGGATTTTGAGATGTTGCAAGCAAGTCGCTTGCAAAATCTGGAGTCCCGTCTTGCGAAGATCGAAGCTCATCTGCAAGCCGGCGCGCTCAGCTCGCCAAAAATGGTGTTCTTTACATTCTCGGACAGCGAGCAAGGGGATTTTCGTGTGCGGGAATTGGCCGAACGTACCCTTGAGAAACACCTTATCGTCGTGTCGCGCTTGGGGACATCGATTCGTTCGAGCTTGCCGCCGGAGACTGATTTTGTTCCGTGACCCTCACCTATCGTGCCGCGCCAGGCAAAGCCTGGAAAAGGAGGTAAGAAATCAGGGGATCCGCTGTCTCGCTCTGCCAGCCTTCGAGATTTTATCCTTGCTTTTCCGCCGCGTTCGCGTATCGTACTCGTCCAGATGTAGCGCCCTCCGGTCGGCGCGCCTGGTCTTGCGGATGATTGCCACGGTCTTTGCCTTGGCTCCTGCCCGTTGATGGCCCGCTTCGGGCTCAAGTCCAACACATACCCCACCGCCTAGACCGGCCCAGCCTGAATCCCTGGGTAGGCCACCCAGTCTCTAGCCCGATACCTTATCTAGGGAATCTTCAGGAGTTTTCATGCCTTTTTCCCATCTCGGCCTATCGGCCGAATTGCTGCGCGCCTTGGTGGCGCGGGGCTACACCGAGCCCACCCCCATCCAGAGTCAAGCCATTCCCGCCATTCTTGCGGGCCGCGATGTGCTGGCTGGCGCTCAAACCGGCACGGGTAAGACGGCGGCCTTCACCTTGCCGTTGTTGCAACGTCTGAGCCTCAGCGGCCAGCAAGCCAACGCCCGGTCGCCGCGACCGCGTGCTTTGGTACTGACGCCGACCCGTGAGTTGGCCGCGCAGGTGGGTGAGAGCGTCAATGCCTATGGCCAGTATTTGCCATTGCGCGCCTTGCAGATTTTTGGTGGCGTTGGCATGGGGCCGCAAATTACCGCCTTGCGCCGTGGCGTTGATATTTTGGTTGCCACCCCTGGGCGCCTGCTTGATCACGTGGGGCAAGGCAATCTAGACTTGGGCCAGGTCGAACTCTTGGTGCTTGATGAAGCCGACCGCATGCTCGACATGGGGTTCATGCCAGCTATTCGTCGGGTGCTCAAGCTGCTGCCAGCCAAACGCCAGAATTTATTGTTCTCCGCGACTTACTCGCGCGAGATCGAGCAGCTCGCCACTGGTCTGCTCAATGATCCCTTGCGCATTGAGGTCGCGCGCCGTAACACGGCTGCCGAGACGGTGCGCCAACTTGCCCACCCGGTTGAGCGTGGCCACAAGCGCGCGTTGCTGTCGCACCTGATTTCCAGCGGCGGATGGGACCAGACGCTGGTGTTTACTCGCACCAAGCATGGCGCCAACCGACTGGCGCAGCAGCTTGAGCGTGACGGCATCAGTGCCGCGGCCATCCATGGAAATAAAAGCCAGGGTGCGCGCACGCGCGCACTGGCCGATTTTAAGCGCGGCGCGGTGCGTACTCTGGTCGCCACGGATATTGCCGCGCGCGGGCTTGATATCGAGCGCTTACCGCATGTGGTGAATTTTGAGTTGCCCCATGTGCCCGAGGATTATGTGCACCGCATTGGGCGCACCGGGCGCGCCGGGGAAAGCGGTACTGCCGTGTCCCTGGTCAGCCCAGAGGAAGGTTCGCTGCTCGCCGGCATTGAGCGTCTGCTTGGCCGCCGTATCGAAAGTCAGGCCATCGCCGGCTATTCGGATCGCAAGGCCAGTTCTGCCAGCGAGGATGATTTTTCAGATGGCCGATCACGCAGCCATGCGCCACGCCAGCCGCGACCTGGTGCTGCACAGGCGGGACACCCGCGGGCGCATCGTCAGGCATCGGGTTCGGCTCCCGCCGGTGCTGGTGCGCACGGGCGCAAGCACTCGCGAGCGAGATCCTCGGCGGCACCACGTGCCGTGCGCTAGCGAGGGTTGACATCAGGTTAACACCAATAGTCGCGGCCGTACCCTCCTGGGGTAGGCCGTACGCTCTTCAACCAGGCCGCGCATCGCCTGGCTGGAGTCTTCTTAGTTTGATGCGCAATGTCCCTTAGAGAGAAAGCGATAGATGAATATTTACGTTGGCAACCTGGCCTATGGCGTCACCCAAGACGAACTTCGCGACACCTTTGCCGCCTATGGTCAAGTGGAAAGCGCCAATTTGATCACCGACAAATTCACCGGTGATTCCAAAGGTTTTGGCTTTGTTGAGATGCCGAACAATTCCGAAGCCGATACCGCGATCAAAGCCCTGAATGAAACCCCCCTGAAAGGCCGCCCGCTGCGCGTCAATCAGGCTAAACCACGCAGCGACCGCCCTGCTCGTGGTGGTGGTGGTGGTGGTGGTGCGCGCTGGTAAGCACGCGTCAAAGCCTCCGCGGGCTTGACCGCGAGCCAGGGTCTACAGTCCTCCCTGGCTCGCGGACTTTCTTTCCTCGGTCCCTTCCCATCTCATCGCATCCTGCCTGCCGGCCTTTCATAGTCTGGCTTTTTTCCCTTCCTTCTCCCCCATACGCTGATCCAAGAAGTGAAGCATCCGTCAGGATGACGGCTGCCATGCATCATGCGGCTCCCGAGTTTGAGAGTTCGCCGGGGCGAGGCGCGGCTTGGAGCGCGAGAGGAGAGCCAAGCTGATAAGATGGCGATCTTGGCTGGACGCGCCAAGAGAGCTTGGCTTGATACAAGAGCGTCATCGTCCCAAGGGTGGCTCGTATGATGCGCATTCGCTGTTGACCAAAGGAGATTTGTCGCTATGAAAACCCTTTCAATCGCACCTTTTTCGAGCGGGCGTGGTGGCTGCATGATCGCGGCTTTGCTGCTGCCAATGACATTGAGCGCGGCGGACAATCGCATCACCCCGGACATTGAGTCGGTCGAGGTCATGCACAAGGGCGAGCCGATCACTATTGAACGTGGTCATGATCGCGATGCGACCTTGCCGGAGATGTATCAGAAGACCGATCGTGGTTGCCCGCCTTTTTGTGTGCAGCCGATGGTTGTTGTTCCCGGCGTTGAAACCATTGGCGAAATCGACATGCTTGGCTATTTACAGCGCGTTAGCCAAGGTGATGAACAGGTGTTGGTGGTCGATTCGCGCACGCCTGACTGGGTGATGCAGGGGACCATTCCAGGCGCGGTCAATATTCCCTGGAATAAAATCAACCATGAAGGAGGCAAGACCTTCGAGGTGCCAAGCGCGGCGGACTCGCTGGTACGCATTTTGAGCGACGACTTTGGCGCCAAGCAGAATCCACAGACCAAATCCTGGTCCTTTGAGAATGCCAAGACCCTGGTGTTTTTCTGCAACGGCATCTGGTGCCCGCAATCGTCCATCAATATCAAAACGCTCCATGCCATTGGCTATCCTGTGGAAAAAATGAAATGGTATCGCGGTGGCATGCAGGATTGGTTCAGTGTTGGACTGACCACTGTGGAGCCGGACTGAAGTCTGAGTGGCAGCTTGCTGAGTCGGGGCTGTCCTTGATCTGTCATCAGCCGGGAGGGCAGGTTGCATCAGCGGCCTGCTCAAGAATCTGTTAAGCGCCCTTGGCTGTGGCAACCGGTTGCGCAAAAAGCCCAGCAGTTGGACCAGCATGGCGTTTTCACCGGCGCTGCCATGGCTCTGTCCCTTTGTCACGAGTGTGATTCATTGCAATATGCCCCGCCGTTGGTGCAAGCCAGCATAGTTCAGTGCGCGTGTAACGGGAGTTTTAGTCCGCGGCCCATGCCGCGGGAATGCTGGCGGATTCGCTCGAACCTCATCCCGAGGCATCGCTGAGAGGAACAGGATGAATCAGGTGAGAGGAACTCAAACCCGAGGGATAGCTCCTGCACTGTTCATGATCGCCGCGCTGCCGTGGTTGCTTGGCAGCTGCGCTAGTTCTCCCCCATCAGCCTTCTATACCCTGGAGGCCATGGCTGGTGGGCCAGACGGGGGAGACCAGGCCATTCAGGGCGGGCGGCTCGCGGTGGGACTCGGGCCGGTGAGCTTTCCGCGCTTTCTTGATCGCCCGCAGGTGGTTCAGCGCCAGGGTGGACATCAGCTCAGGCTTGATGAATTCCATCGCTGGGGCGGGAGTCTGGATGACGATTTTCTGCGGGTGTTCGCTGAGAATCTGGCCCAGCTACTGCAGACGAGTCGTGTTGTGGTCTTCCCGAGCGAACTGCGCATGCAGCTCGATTTTCGCGTGATGGCCGAGGTGGTGGCCTTCGAGGCGGGTCCATCTGATCAGGCTCTGCTCAAGGTGCGCTGGGCCGTGCTCGATCCCTTCTCGCAAGAGGTGCTGAGCATGCGCGAGGACAGCTATCGCAAGCGCCTCCCCGCTAATGCCAGCGTGTCCCAGCAGGTCGCGGCCCTGAGTGCCGCCTTGGCGGATTTTAGCCGCGATGTGGCCGATGAGCTTCGTCGCCTGCCAAAGCCAAAGCCACTTGGGGCTGAGCTGGCAGGCATGAACTGGCAGGCTCCTAGTCGCGTGACGAGTGCCCGGCATAACGGCCGTAGCGGCTGAACGTTTGGAGATCGGTCTTTAAATCCTTGGCGAGGGCGTAGTCCAGATCATGCGGATGGATGCCAATGCGGATGACCCCGGCGGTGCGCGCCCGCTGGCGATTGAGCGCGTTCCATAGCTGCAATGGCAACACGCGACCGGGTGTGTCGGCCTCGTACCCAAGCATTGGAGTCGGGCGCCATTCCTGGGTGGTCGCCTCGTAGATGCCGCCGAAGACCTCATAGCGCGCAAAGGGCCCCTCGTCACTCAAGCGTGCGCGCGAGATAGCGCCCATGGCCCAGGCCGGTGGCACATAGAGGGTCGGTGGCGCGAATCCCTGCTGAATAAACCAATCCTGGCTGCGCTTTAGTAACGCCAGTATCCCATCGGCATCCAGCGCCAGATGCTCGGCGACGGTACGGGAAAGAAACAGGGCATGCAGGCGGTGATAAAGACCGCCGATACGCTCGGCTTGGTGCCGCCAGCCGTGGGCAGCCAGTTCATGACCCTGAGCGGCGATGGCCCGCAATCGGGTCAGGTCAGGCGCGGACCAGTCGCGACCAGGAACCACTAGCAGTGTGACCGGCTGGACCCCCAGGCTGGACAGGGTTGCCAGCGCTCGCTCGACCACCCTCAAGGTTTCCGGCATGACATCATGCATGGAGACTAGGCTTAAGGGTCCCCGTGGCGACGAAGGGAGGGCAGGGCTGGGGCTCATGGTGTCGGGCCCCTGGAAAGGTCAAACCGAGGTTTCATGATCAGGCGCATGGTCTGGCGATCGCGGAAGATCAAACAGGTGTTTTGGGTTTAGGGAGTTTGTCGATCCCGGTCAGACGGCCGTCGCGCAGAATCTCAAGCCAATGGTTGAGATTATCAGCATTGATGTCGGTCGCGGCGGTGCGGGCGATCTCGGCTTTGTGGCTGCGTTGTGCCGGGTCCATCTCGGCGATCTGCCCAAGGACATCGGCCAGGGTCTGCTGTGGTTCGATCTGAAACAGGCCGCGGTTGAGCTGATCCCAGCTCAGAATGCCGCAATGCGATGAGACCACGACCAGCCGCGCCCTGGCCATGGCTTCCAATGCAATAGTGCCAAAGGACTCTACCGTGGATGGAAGAACCAGGGCGTCGACGCTGTCGATCAGTGACAGCATCCTCTGGCGATGGATCCAGCCGAGCAGCTTGATATTCTCAAGCCGCCGTGCCTCGCTCTCCAGCCAGGGACGTATGGGACCCTCGCCAGCCACTAGAAATTGCATCCGCGGCAGCGCCGCGGCGGCCTGGACGACTGCTTCGAGGTTTTTCTCTGGTGCCAGGCGCCCGGCGAAGAGAACCCGCTCGAGGCTACCGTGCAAGGCTTTGGGTGGCTGCTCGATAAAACGTCTGGGAATGGACGTGCCCATGAGCCCGACATGCTCGGCACCGATGCGCCGGGCAATCTCGACCATCTCTTGGGAATTGGCCAGTACCAACTGGCTGTCGCGAAATAGCTTGCGGTTGCAAGTGTTGAGATACCACTGCGCGGCGGGCGCGCGCGCGGACCAGTCCTGATTCATGGCCGCGAGGCGCTCGAAGTGGGTATGGAAGCCAACAATGATGCGTGCCTTGTGCCTCTTGGCAAAGAGCAGCCCGAGCATGCCGTAAGGGCCGGGCGTGGGGATGACAATGGCATCGGGGTTGCTGCGCTTGAGCCGCCGGTGAATCATCAGCGGCGAGGGCAGCATGAACTTCTGGGTGCGGTCACCCGGCAGGGGAACCGCGAAGCCGCCATACCAACGTCCGTTGCGATAGCGCGGGGAGATGATCCGCACCAACACCCCGGCGCCGCGCAGGTGCTCGGCCAGGTCACGATAATAGGCGCCGACGCCATTGCGCTCGGGGGCGGCGTCCGAGAGGATGGCCACGCGCAGGGGTTGCGCGGCTGATGATGGCAGGGGACCGGATGCGCTGTCGGATTTCAGCATGGGACTGCGTCTGTTGCTGGCGGCGGGAGAACAGCGGCCAAATGAGGGTTGGCACGGACATCGGCAAAGGCGCGGGCAAGCTCGGCCGCATCCAGCCCAAAGTGGGCGAGTGCATAATTGTGGCCGCTGCGGTAGTGCCGACTGGCCTCTGATTCCTGCGCAAGGATGGCGGCGAAGCCATCCGAGAGCGGGAGTCCCAGCTGCCGGTAGGCGTCGGACAGGGTGCTGTCGAGCGTCTCGCGCAGGGCTTTCATGCTCACCCAGACACAGCGCTCGGGCGGTGTTGATCCCAATTGGGCCGCCAAGTTCAGGTAATAAAACCGCAGTTGCTCGATGAATTGATCCCGCACCCAAGGACTGCGCGCGGGCGTGCCGAAGAATGCCAGACCTGACCCGATGGAGCTGAGTTGCGAGGGCAGGGTGCGCTCGGGTTCGCGCAGACAAATCAAAAAGCGGGCGTCGGTAAAGGTGCGGCTGAGTCCGCCGGCCAGGGGCGCGAAGGCCGCGTTCTTGGACAACAGGCGCTTGTCCGGCCCGTGAACGTAGAGATGCTTCTGCAAGCAACGGCGGTAATAGGCGAGTATCGCCTGCTGTTCGTCGACTGGAATGCGGCGGTCAAATTGACCCATGTCCCACAGACGCTCATGGAAGGGGAAGGGCAGGACCAGGATAAAGCAGGAGAGAATCGGTAGCAGGGCGAAATAATCTTCCTCTGGTGCATTGAGTGTCATGGGGTGAACATCGTCCATGGCGGCGAAGCCATGTTGTTCCAGCCACCCCAGCGCGCGGGCCAGATAACCGCCCAGGGAGCGGTCGAGTCGCGCCAGCCCAAGCCAGAACTTGCGTGCGCTCACGGAGAGCGCGAACAGGCTTTCCCAGGTGCTGAAGGTAGTGAATTGCGCATCCCGCGCCAGAACTCGATGCAGATTGGTGGTGCCGCTGCGCGGTACGCCCAGCACGAACAGAGGTTCGCGGATGGGTATCTTGCGGTAGCCGCGAAAGAAGATCTCATCGAGCAGAAAGCCTAGCCAGTGAATAGCGAGTACCAGCGCGAGAAAGGGGAGAAACCCGATCATCACCAGGCGGCGGCGCAGTCGCAGCCAGGCCGAGCCCCCGTCGATGGCCGGATGGCGGCCGAAGCTCTGGATAGCCAGGCTGGCGAAGCGCTTCGCTGTGAGAAAAAAGAGCTTTAACATCGAATGAAGATGTTCAGGGTGTTTCCTTGTCAGGCGGATTGTCAGCGGATGGCCGCTCGGGCTCCTTGGCTGGCGAGCGTTCCTGAGGCAGGGCCTCGGATTGAGGATGCGTCTGTGCTGACGGAGCTGACGGAGCTGACGGAGCTGGTTGCTGAACTGGAGTCTGAGTTGGGAGCAGTTCCGGGCTGCTAACAGCTTCGCCAGCGCGGGGCTCCTGGTGCTCGGATCCGGTTGCCGATGGCTCGGTCGAGGTGCCAGGCCTGGCTGATTGTGCAGGCGAGGACTCGTTGTCCATCGGTGGTCTTGATTCTGACGCGGGCGGCGGAGACTCGGCCTTGGTGAGCGGTGGAGGTTCCGCTCGGGAAGCTTCCATGGGGGGACGTTCCATGGAGGGTGGCTTCGTGGGGAATGGCTCCAGGAATCTGTCTTTCATTGCCGGCTCGGCGGCGAATGGCGCCGGCTGATGAATCGCCGTTGGCTGGGGTTCTGCCTGCACCGGAACCGCTCTGGGGTCTTCTGTTTCCGCCGTACCCTGAGCGCCAGACGCTGCCGCTGCTGTGCCATCCTGCGCGGGTTTGGCGTCGCCGTTCGTGGCCGGCTGAGAACTCGGCTTGCGTCTGTTACGCCCGCCACGGCGCCGGCGGCTGGAGCGCGGCCGCGGCGGCGCATCGCCCTCGCCTGCTTGGCTGTCGCTGTCGGGCGGGACGTTCTGATCGCCATGGGATGATTGATCGGCGGATCTGTCCGCCTCAGCACCCTGGGAGCCAGAATCCGCCGCGGCCATGTCGGGCGCGCGCGGTGCGCCGACGTACCCTTGATCCGGACTCCAGTGGTTGGCTCTGTCCGCCACGCCCGGATTCGCACTGGGATGTTCCTCGGGCGCTGCGCCTGCTTCCGTCTGCCTATTGGTGTTGGCCTCGCTGGAGGCGGATCTTTTGCCGCGGCCGCGGCCGCCGCGGCGACTGGAGCGCGAGCGCTCGGATCTTGGCGCTGACTCGCCGCCCGTCTGTTCGGTGCCTGGTCGGCTGTCAGTGCTGCTGTCGGACGAGCCGTCAGTGACGGCCGCTGGGATGTCAGTGGTTGCGGCAGCCTGTGCTCTGCTGCTTGGGCGATCTTGACGCTGGCCGTTCGGTGCGCGGCGCGGTGAACGGCCACGAGACGCAGCGCTCTCGCTCGCGAGCGCGGGTTCCTCGCGCGGTGCCGCGGATGCGGGCTTGGATGCCGACGCTTGAGATTGCGTGGTCTGGTCGTTACCGGCCGAGAAGAAGGTGACCCAAAGACGCTTGAGCAAATTCTCATTGCGTTCATGGGTGGCGGCGGCCGCGGCGCCCGGGTGGCGCTGTTCGGCTTGCGCCGTCTCGCTGCGATGCGGTGCCGGCATGGAGGGCGCGAGCTGCTTGACGGCGGGCTCGTCGGCGGGACGGCTGGTGGTGGCTAGCGAATGGCTGTCCTCGGCGGTCAGATCCTCGGCGAGTTCGTAGCTGACGGCATCGTCGCTGCCGGATTTGACCACGTCCTGGCTGCGAATGCGCTCAATGCGGTACTCGGGCGTTTCGATGCTCTTGTTGGGAACCAGCAGAATCTCAACCTGGTGGCGGTCTTCGATGGTGAGAACGGCGCGGCGTTTCTCGTTGAGTAGATAGGTCGCGACCGGGATGGGCAGGTGCGCGAGGATACGCGCGGTGCTGTCCTTCATCGCCTCTTCCTCGACGATGCGCAGCACCGAGAGCGCGAGAGATTCGACTCCGCGAATGGTGCCCTGGCCCTTGCAGCGCGGGCAGACAATCTGGCTCGATTCCCCAAGGGATGGTCGCAGACGCTGGCGTGACATCTCCAGCAGGCCAAAGCGCGAGATGCGCGAGGTTTGCACCCGGGCACGGTCTTGCTTGAGGGCGTCGCGCAGGCGGTTTTCAACCTCGCGTTGGTTCTTGGCCGGCGTCATGTCGATAAAATCGATCACGAACAACCCACCCAGGTCGCGCAGGCGCAGTTGCCGGGCGATTTCGTCGGCGGCTTCGAGGTTGGTGTTGAGAGCGGTTTCCTCAATGTCCGCGCCCTTGGTGGCGCGCGCCGAGTTGATGTCGATGGAGGTCAGCGCCTCGCCGTGGTCGATGACCAGCGAGCCGCCCGAGGGCAGGCGGACTTCACGTTGGAAGGCGGATTCAATCTGGCTTTCGATCTGGTAGCGGGTGAAGAGTGGGACTTCGTCCTGATAAAGCCTGAGTTTCTTCAGGTTGTGTGGCATGACCGAGCGCACGAAGGCCTGCGCCTTCTCGTACATTTTGGGATCATCCACCACGATCTCGCCAATGTCCGCGCGTAAATGATCGCGGAT includes:
- a CDS encoding DEAD/DEAH box helicase codes for the protein MPFSHLGLSAELLRALVARGYTEPTPIQSQAIPAILAGRDVLAGAQTGTGKTAAFTLPLLQRLSLSGQQANARSPRPRALVLTPTRELAAQVGESVNAYGQYLPLRALQIFGGVGMGPQITALRRGVDILVATPGRLLDHVGQGNLDLGQVELLVLDEADRMLDMGFMPAIRRVLKLLPAKRQNLLFSATYSREIEQLATGLLNDPLRIEVARRNTAAETVRQLAHPVERGHKRALLSHLISSGGWDQTLVFTRTKHGANRLAQQLERDGISAAAIHGNKSQGARTRALADFKRGAVRTLVATDIAARGLDIERLPHVVNFELPHVPEDYVHRIGRTGRAGESGTAVSLVSPEEGSLLAGIERLLGRRIESQAIAGYSDRKASSASEDDFSDGRSRSHAPRQPRPGAAQAGHPRAHRQASGSAPAGAGAHGRKHSRARSSAAPRAVR
- a CDS encoding RNA recognition motif domain-containing protein; translation: MNIYVGNLAYGVTQDELRDTFAAYGQVESANLITDKFTGDSKGFGFVEMPNNSEADTAIKALNETPLKGRPLRVNQAKPRSDRPARGGGGGGGARW
- a CDS encoding rhodanese-like domain-containing protein; amino-acid sequence: MKTLSIAPFSSGRGGCMIAALLLPMTLSAADNRITPDIESVEVMHKGEPITIERGHDRDATLPEMYQKTDRGCPPFCVQPMVVVPGVETIGEIDMLGYLQRVSQGDEQVLVVDSRTPDWVMQGTIPGAVNIPWNKINHEGGKTFEVPSAADSLVRILSDDFGAKQNPQTKSWSFENAKTLVFFCNGIWCPQSSINIKTLHAIGYPVEKMKWYRGGMQDWFSVGLTTVEPD
- a CDS encoding PqiC family protein — its product is MRGTQTRGIAPALFMIAALPWLLGSCASSPPSAFYTLEAMAGGPDGGDQAIQGGRLAVGLGPVSFPRFLDRPQVVQRQGGHQLRLDEFHRWGGSLDDDFLRVFAENLAQLLQTSRVVVFPSELRMQLDFRVMAEVVAFEAGPSDQALLKVRWAVLDPFSQEVLSMREDSYRKRLPANASVSQQVAALSAALADFSRDVADELRRLPKPKPLGAELAGMNWQAPSRVTSARHNGRSG
- a CDS encoding polysaccharide deacetylase family protein; the protein is MPETLRVVERALATLSSLGVQPVTLLVVPGRDWSAPDLTRLRAIAAQGHELAAHGWRHQAERIGGLYHRLHALFLSRTVAEHLALDADGILALLKRSQDWFIQQGFAPPTLYVPPAWAMGAISRARLSDEGPFARYEVFGGIYEATTQEWRPTPMLGYEADTPGRVLPLQLWNALNRQRARTAGVIRIGIHPHDLDYALAKDLKTDLQTFSRYGRYAGHSSRD
- a CDS encoding glycosyltransferase — translated: MLKSDSASGPLPSSAAQPLRVAILSDAAPERNGVGAYYRDLAEHLRGAGVLVRIISPRYRNGRWYGGFAVPLPGDRTQKFMLPSPLMIHRRLKRSNPDAIVIPTPGPYGMLGLLFAKRHKARIIVGFHTHFERLAAMNQDWSARAPAAQWYLNTCNRKLFRDSQLVLANSQEMVEIARRIGAEHVGLMGTSIPRRFIEQPPKALHGSLERVLFAGRLAPEKNLEAVVQAAAALPRMQFLVAGEGPIRPWLESEARRLENIKLLGWIHRQRMLSLIDSVDALVLPSTVESFGTIALEAMARARLVVVSSHCGILSWDQLNRGLFQIEPQQTLADVLGQIAEMDPAQRSHKAEIARTAATDINADNLNHWLEILRDGRLTGIDKLPKPKTPV
- a CDS encoding sulfotransferase, giving the protein MLKLFFLTAKRFASLAIQSFGRHPAIDGGSAWLRLRRRLVMIGFLPFLALVLAIHWLGFLLDEIFFRGYRKIPIREPLFVLGVPRSGTTNLHRVLARDAQFTTFSTWESLFALSVSARKFWLGLARLDRSLGGYLARALGWLEQHGFAAMDDVHPMTLNAPEEDYFALLPILSCFILVLPFPFHERLWDMGQFDRRIPVDEQQAILAYYRRCLQKHLYVHGPDKRLLSKNAAFAPLAGGLSRTFTDARFLICLREPERTLPSQLSSIGSGLAFFGTPARSPWVRDQFIEQLRFYYLNLAAQLGSTPPERCVWVSMKALRETLDSTLSDAYRQLGLPLSDGFAAILAQESEASRHYRSGHNYALAHFGLDAAELARAFADVRANPHLAAVLPPPATDAVPC
- the rne gene encoding ribonuclease E; the encoded protein is MKRMLINATQPEELRVAIVDGQQLFNLDIESPGREQKKANIYKGTITRVEPSLEAAFVDYGSERHGFLPLKEIARGYFEGDPAKPGTKNNIRGLIREGQEVVVQIDKEERGNKGAALTTFISLAGRYLVLMPNNPRAGGVSRRIEGADRTELREALSLLDIPEDTGLIVRTAGVGKNAEELQWDLDYLTQLWDAIKASSEERKAPFLIYQESDVIIRSIRDHLRADIGEIVVDDPKMYEKAQAFVRSVMPHNLKKLRLYQDEVPLFTRYQIESQIESAFQREVRLPSGGSLVIDHGEALTSIDINSARATKGADIEETALNTNLEAADEIARQLRLRDLGGLFVIDFIDMTPAKNQREVENRLRDALKQDRARVQTSRISRFGLLEMSRQRLRPSLGESSQIVCPRCKGQGTIRGVESLALSVLRIVEEEAMKDSTARILAHLPIPVATYLLNEKRRAVLTIEDRHQVEILLVPNKSIETPEYRIERIRSQDVVKSGSDDAVSYELAEDLTAEDSHSLATTSRPADEPAVKQLAPSMPAPHRSETAQAEQRHPGAAAAATHERNENLLKRLWVTFFSAGNDQTTQSQASASKPASAAPREEPALASESAASRGRSPRRAPNGQRQDRPSSRAQAAATTDIPAAVTDGSSDSSTDSRPGTEQTGGESAPRSERSRSSRRGGRGRGKRSASSEANTNRQTEAGAAPEEHPSANPGVADRANHWSPDQGYVGAPRAPDMAAADSGSQGAEADRSADQSSHGDQNVPPDSDSQAGEGDAPPRPRSSRRRRGGRNRRKPSSQPATNGDAKPAQDGTAAAASGAQGTAETEDPRAVPVQAEPQPTAIHQPAPFAAEPAMKDRFLEPFPTKPPSMERPPMEASRAEPPPLTKAESPPPASESRPPMDNESSPAQSARPGTSTEPSATGSEHQEPRAGEAVSSPELLPTQTPVQQPAPSAPSAPSAQTHPQSEALPQERSPAKEPERPSADNPPDKETP